The following proteins come from a genomic window of Flavobacteriaceae bacterium MAR_2010_188:
- a CDS encoding signal recognition particle subunit FFH/SRP54 (srp54) — protein sequence MFNNLSEKLDKAFHVLKGHGSITEINVAETLKEVRRALLDADVNFKIAKEFTTTVKEKALGQNVLTSLQPGQLLVKIVKDELTKLMGGDAEGINLSGNPSVILMSGLQGSGKTTFSGKLANYLKNKKAKKPLLVACDVYRPAAIDQLHVVGDQIKVEVYSDRENQDPVSIAKAGIEHAKKNGYNVVIIDTAGRLAVDDAMMKEISNIHAAVKPQETLFVVDSMTGQDAVNTAKAFNDILNFDGVILTKLDGDTRGGAAISIKSVVDKPIKFIGTGEKMEAIDVFYPSRMADRILGMGDVVSLVERAQEQFDEQEARKIQKKIAKNQFGFDDFLKQIQQIKKMGNMKDLMGMIPGMGKMMKDIDIDDDAFKHIEAIIHSMTPAERSNPSVINGSRKKRIGKGSGTSVQQVNQLLKQFSQMSKMMKMMQGGGGKRMMQAMQNLG from the coding sequence ATGTTCAATAATCTTAGTGAAAAGCTAGATAAGGCGTTCCACGTTCTTAAAGGCCATGGAAGCATAACGGAAATAAATGTTGCAGAAACCCTTAAGGAGGTAAGGCGTGCGCTACTAGATGCCGATGTTAACTTCAAGATAGCTAAAGAGTTTACTACTACTGTAAAAGAAAAAGCTCTCGGACAAAATGTTCTCACATCTTTACAACCGGGACAATTATTGGTTAAAATTGTTAAGGATGAATTAACAAAATTAATGGGTGGTGATGCCGAAGGAATAAATCTTTCAGGAAATCCTAGCGTTATATTGATGTCTGGTCTTCAAGGTTCTGGTAAGACAACTTTTTCCGGAAAACTTGCTAACTATCTAAAAAATAAAAAAGCCAAAAAACCTTTGTTGGTAGCCTGTGATGTCTATCGTCCTGCTGCAATAGACCAACTTCATGTTGTTGGTGATCAAATAAAAGTAGAAGTATATAGCGACCGCGAAAACCAAGATCCTGTTAGTATTGCAAAAGCTGGTATCGAACATGCAAAAAAGAACGGATACAATGTCGTAATAATTGATACCGCCGGACGTTTGGCTGTTGACGATGCGATGATGAAGGAAATCAGCAATATTCACGCTGCAGTTAAACCTCAAGAAACGCTGTTCGTTGTGGATTCTATGACGGGTCAAGATGCGGTTAACACTGCAAAAGCATTTAATGACATCCTAAATTTTGATGGGGTTATCCTTACTAAACTTGATGGTGACACCAGAGGTGGTGCTGCTATCTCTATTAAGTCTGTGGTAGATAAACCAATTAAATTTATCGGTACAGGCGAGAAAATGGAGGCTATTGATGTCTTCTATCCATCTAGGATGGCCGATAGAATCTTGGGCATGGGAGATGTTGTTTCTTTAGTTGAAAGAGCTCAAGAGCAATTTGATGAACAAGAGGCTAGAAAGATTCAAAAGAAAATAGCCAAGAACCAATTTGGCTTCGACGATTTCCTTAAGCAGATCCAACAGATCAAGAAAATGGGAAATATGAAGGACTTGATGGGTATGATTCCCGGGATGGGCAAAATGATGAAAGATATAGATATTGATGATGATGCTTTCAAACATATTGAAGCCATTATTCATTCTATGACTCCAGCAGAAAGATCAAATCCTTCAGTTATTAATGGTTCGCGTAAAAAGCGAATCGGAAAAGGTTCTGGTACTTCGGTGCAGCAAGTCAATCAACTCCTAAAACAATTTTCTCAAATGAGCAAAATGATGAAAATGATGCAAGGTGGCGGTGGCAAACGTATGATGCAGGCCATGCAAAATCTAGGATAA
- a CDS encoding ribosomal large subunit pseudouridine synthase F, giving the protein MSEDLTRLNKYLSEAGFCSRREADRLIDAGRVTINGVVPEMGTKVTPEDIVKVDGKEIKNSDEKSVYLAFNKPVGIVCTTDTRVEKDNIIDYINYEKRIFPIGRLDKMSEGLILLTDDGDIVNKILRASNNHEKEYLVTVDKPISQTFLKRMSGGIPILDTVTKECKVEKISSQTFKIILTQGLNRQIRRMCEFLDYEVQSLERVRIMNIKLDVPSGKYRDLSAGELKELNKLLEDSDKTFQPKENYKNGRSSH; this is encoded by the coding sequence ATGTCCGAAGATTTAACAAGATTGAATAAATATTTAAGCGAAGCAGGATTTTGTTCTCGTCGTGAAGCTGACCGCTTGATCGATGCCGGTAGGGTAACCATAAATGGGGTCGTCCCAGAAATGGGAACAAAAGTTACTCCGGAAGACATAGTAAAGGTAGATGGAAAGGAAATAAAGAATTCTGATGAAAAGTCTGTTTATCTAGCATTTAACAAACCGGTTGGTATCGTCTGCACCACTGATACAAGAGTAGAAAAAGATAATATTATCGACTATATTAATTACGAAAAGCGAATTTTCCCGATTGGTCGATTAGATAAAATGAGTGAGGGTTTAATTTTACTCACAGACGATGGAGATATAGTAAACAAAATTCTACGGGCAAGTAATAATCATGAGAAAGAATATCTTGTAACCGTAGATAAACCGATTTCCCAGACGTTTCTTAAACGAATGTCAGGTGGCATACCCATTCTCGACACCGTGACAAAAGAATGTAAAGTTGAAAAAATCAGTAGCCAAACCTTCAAAATTATCCTTACCCAAGGACTTAATAGGCAGATAAGAAGAATGTGCGAATTTCTCGATTATGAAGTGCAAAGTCTAGAAAGAGTGAGGATTATGAACATTAAATTAGATGTTCCATCGGGTAAGTATCGAGATTTATCGGCGGGCGAGCTAAAGGAACTTAACAAGCTACTTGAAGATTCTGATAAGACCTTTCAACCCAAGGAGAATTATAAAAACGGAAGAAGTTCTCATTAA
- a CDS encoding 2-iminobutanoate/2-iminopropanoate deaminase, with protein MKINLNEFLIIIIALTIVSCSATKQDIKFHASHEPKKINAPFSDAVEANGFLFLSGQIGMDHKTRILVEGGIKAETEQAIKNIEEVLKIHGLTLDNVVKATVILKNIEEFAQFNEIYIKHFDRKPARTTFAASGLAANASVEIEVIAAK; from the coding sequence ATGAAAATTAATCTGAATGAATTTCTTATAATCATTATAGCGCTCACGATAGTTTCTTGTTCTGCTACAAAACAAGACATTAAATTTCATGCATCACATGAGCCAAAGAAAATAAATGCACCTTTTAGCGACGCAGTAGAGGCCAATGGTTTTTTATTTCTGTCTGGTCAAATTGGGATGGATCACAAAACTAGGATTTTGGTTGAAGGAGGTATTAAAGCTGAAACAGAGCAAGCCATCAAGAATATCGAGGAAGTTTTAAAGATTCACGGACTAACGCTGGACAATGTTGTGAAGGCTACCGTAATATTGAAGAATATTGAAGAGTTTGCCCAATTCAATGAAATTTACATAAAACACTTTGATAGAAAACCTGCAAGGACAACTTTCGCCGCATCTGGCCTGGCAGCAAATGCTTCGGTTGAAATAGAAGTTATCGCAGCCAAATAG
- a CDS encoding methylenetetrahydrofolate dehydrogenase (NADP+) / methenyltetrahydrofolate cyclohydrolase, translated as MTILDGKKISNDIKDEITEQVQKIKDKGEKVPHLAAIIVGNDGASLTYVGSKVRACERVGFESTMVRMSNTTSEIELLEKIHELNNNPDIDGFIIQLPLPKQIDTQKVLLAVDPNKDVDGFHPTNFGKMALDMSTFIPATPFGILELLDRYNVETQGKHTVVIGRSHIVGRPMSILMGRKGFPGNSTVTLTHSHTKNITQITSRADIIITALGVPGFLKAEMVKDDVVIIDVGITRVPDEDSPKGYRITGDVDFENVSKKASFITPVPGGVGPMTIAMLLKNTLLARERQINRK; from the coding sequence ATGACCATACTCGACGGAAAAAAAATTAGTAATGATATTAAGGATGAAATTACCGAGCAGGTCCAAAAAATAAAAGATAAAGGTGAAAAAGTCCCTCATCTCGCTGCGATTATCGTTGGGAACGATGGCGCCAGTCTTACCTATGTAGGAAGTAAAGTGAGAGCTTGTGAGCGTGTAGGATTTGAATCTACCATGGTCCGCATGTCTAATACGACAAGTGAAATCGAACTACTAGAAAAAATTCATGAACTTAATAATAATCCAGATATAGACGGATTTATTATTCAACTCCCGTTGCCAAAACAGATAGATACCCAAAAAGTTTTATTAGCAGTTGACCCAAACAAGGATGTTGATGGATTTCATCCCACTAATTTTGGCAAAATGGCACTGGACATGAGCACATTTATACCGGCCACTCCATTTGGTATTTTAGAGTTGTTAGATCGTTATAATGTCGAAACGCAAGGAAAACATACTGTAGTAATAGGACGTAGCCATATAGTTGGTAGACCCATGAGCATTTTAATGGGAAGAAAAGGATTTCCTGGTAATTCAACCGTAACCCTTACACACAGTCATACCAAAAACATTACCCAAATTACTTCAAGAGCGGACATTATCATTACTGCATTAGGTGTTCCAGGGTTTTTGAAAGCAGAAATGGTGAAGGATGATGTTGTTATAATCGATGTAGGGATTACTCGAGTGCCAGATGAAGATTCTCCCAAAGGCTATAGAATAACCGGAGATGTTGATTTTGAAAATGTTAGCAAGAAAGCAAGTTTTATCACTCCAGTTCCAGGAGGAGTTGGTCCTATGACGATTGCGATGTTATTAAAGAATACCCTTTTGGCAAGGGAAAGACAAATAAATAGGAAATAA
- a CDS encoding Cupin domain-containing protein yields MKKYYIQKSPFTVPTEDGKVINEHFGLASIGDSKISIAHMIAPPGWSEPYQTPEFDEFTLVVIGKKQFIIDGEIIILNAGESIKILGGTRVQYSNPFIEPCVYVSICTPAFSLDKVNREEE; encoded by the coding sequence TTGAAAAAGTACTATATACAAAAATCCCCTTTTACAGTACCCACAGAAGATGGGAAGGTGATTAATGAGCATTTCGGACTGGCAAGTATCGGCGATTCAAAAATTAGCATCGCGCATATGATTGCTCCACCCGGTTGGAGCGAACCCTATCAAACTCCAGAATTCGATGAGTTTACGCTAGTAGTAATAGGAAAAAAACAATTTATCATTGATGGTGAGATAATAATATTAAACGCCGGAGAATCAATCAAAATTCTAGGTGGAACGAGAGTTCAATATTCTAATCCGTTTATAGAACCTTGTGTCTATGTTTCAATCTGCACGCCAGCATTCTCTCTCGATAAGGTAAACCGCGAGGAAGAATGA
- a CDS encoding Serine aminopeptidase, S33 — protein sequence MRMIFIKLVGNLFNVISFVSVGFAAERAIHLFTRPRKKRLNEEQRDFLNTAFKEELMLDKIHIMTYRWLGQKDTILLLHGWESNASRWKKIIQNLNKKGHGVIAIDAPGHGYSGSKTFNAVLYADCINVVVKRFKPTILIAHSVGGMAAGIFINKYQVTSINKLVLLGAPSEFKDVFKRYTDMMGYNKRILKKTRTLIMERFGREPEEFSTSKYLQSVDSKGLIIHDEDDDVIPYNDALTIKDSYKNSLLITTKGLGHSLTDDSVSQHIYEFIEA from the coding sequence ATGAGGATGATCTTTATAAAATTAGTCGGGAATCTCTTCAACGTAATAAGTTTTGTTTCGGTTGGTTTTGCAGCCGAAAGGGCAATCCATCTTTTTACTAGACCGCGAAAAAAGAGGCTCAACGAAGAGCAAAGGGATTTTTTGAACACCGCTTTTAAGGAAGAGCTGATGTTAGATAAAATTCATATAATGACCTATCGTTGGTTGGGCCAAAAAGACACTATTTTACTCTTGCACGGTTGGGAAAGCAATGCTAGCCGTTGGAAAAAAATTATCCAGAATCTTAATAAAAAAGGCCATGGTGTCATTGCCATAGATGCCCCAGGTCATGGATATTCTGGCAGCAAAACCTTTAATGCTGTGTTATATGCAGATTGCATAAATGTCGTGGTTAAACGTTTTAAGCCAACTATTTTAATCGCTCATTCCGTTGGAGGTATGGCAGCAGGAATTTTCATCAACAAATATCAAGTAACTTCGATTAACAAACTTGTCTTACTTGGCGCGCCATCAGAATTTAAGGATGTATTTAAACGCTACACAGATATGATGGGTTACAATAAGAGAATCCTTAAGAAAACTAGGACTCTTATTATGGAAAGGTTCGGTAGGGAGCCCGAAGAATTTTCCACTTCAAAATATCTGCAATCTGTGGATTCTAAAGGATTGATAATTCATGACGAAGATGATGATGTTATTCCTTACAATGACGCACTCACCATAAAGGATAGTTATAAAAACAGTCTGCTTATTACGACTAAAGGATTAGGACATTCTCTCACCGATGACTCAGTTTCCCAACATATCTACGAATTTATAGAAGCATAG